A region of Candidatus Methylomirabilota bacterium DNA encodes the following proteins:
- a CDS encoding arsinothricin resistance N-acetyltransferase ArsN1 family A yields MTPYRVRLATAADAEAIGRIYNQGIEDRVATLETGSRTPEERRQWLANRSPRHPVIVVENERDEVVGWGSLNAFNSREAYRFVADFSVYVERSYRGKGVGSALLCRLIELGREHGFHKLVLSAFPTNAGGMALYEKFGFRTVGVYKEQGMLDGRWVDTVVMEKLL; encoded by the coding sequence GTGACGCCGTACCGGGTCCGGCTGGCCACCGCGGCGGACGCCGAGGCGATCGGCCGCATCTACAACCAGGGCATCGAGGACCGGGTGGCCACCCTGGAAACGGGATCGCGCACGCCGGAGGAGCGCCGCCAGTGGCTCGCCAACCGTAGTCCCCGCCATCCGGTGATCGTCGTCGAAAACGAGCGCGACGAGGTCGTCGGCTGGGGGAGCCTCAACGCCTTCAACTCGCGCGAGGCTTACCGGTTCGTCGCCGACTTCTCCGTGTACGTGGAGCGCTCGTATCGCGGCAAGGGCGTGGGCAGCGCGCTCCTGTGCCGCCTGATCGAGCTGGGCCGCGAGCACGGCTTCCACAAGCTGGTGCTGTCGGCGTTCCCCACCAACGCGGGCGGCATGGCGCTCTACGAGAAGTTCGGGTTCCGGACCGTCGGCGTCTACAAAGAGCAGGGGATGCTGGACGGACGATGGGTGGACACCGTCGTCATGGAGAAGCTCCTGTAG